CATGATACTGTATCTTTTGAACAGTGAACATGCTGAGATCATCCACACTCACTGACAAAAGGAATGTGACAAATGTCTGTTACAATTACTCCTGGAGCCGCTGTGAGAATCTGTCATAATCAGAGCTGGACTAACAGTACATCTCATCAGCTCACCCAGATAAACACCCACTCTGAAGTTAAAGCTGCAGTTTTCCTATTAAATGTTGTTACTGTAAATGTAATGCATGGTCAGCACCTTGTGGTAACTTCACCCTGCAGCAGCTCAGCATCCTGTATTTACTGAAAAGAGGCTGAGTCACTGATTTGCATAGAAACAAAATAAGCAAAAAAACGCAGGACAGTGCTATGCTGCAGAAAATAATCCTGAAGATTTTTAGTGAAACAAACCCACTGAAAACTCATGGTTGGTATCGTGTTCTGTGCTTTCTCAATCAGGCAACGCAAGAAGTCAAGCTTCTCCAAAAGCTTCACAGAAGGTCAGTAAAGTCCTATACTGATGGGATGATCAACATGTGTCACTGTAATTCATAAAAAGAGATGgcacatgtgtgtatgtgtatatatatttgggTTTGGCCATTACTCTCACTCAAGATAACTGTGACATAATCCTTTTCTCCTCAGAGGAACTCCATGCTGAAGTTTGCTATGCCGAGTGTCTCCTGCAGAGGGCAGCACTCACTTTCCTTCAGGTCAGGACCGAGGCAGCCTGCAACTCAATCTGCCACCACTGATACTTTCAGTTTGTTTCAACTCATTCTctgtttcttttccttctcttaCTCCTCCTGCTCTCTTCCTGCCTCTCTTGTTCAGGATGAAAACATGATCAGTTTCATCAAAGGGGGAATCAAAGTGAGGAACAGCTACCAGACATACAAGTGAGAATTCTAAAGTCTAGAATATCATTATCTGGATCATCAATATCATTCTCTTCTTGCCGTGCTTGTGTTGTTGCCACTCTCTCAGCAGaccttgttttctctctctacctctgtaTTTTTCCCTCTTAATCGGCTTCCTTTATCTTTATCTCACAGAGAGCTTCACACAGTGCTCCAGTCCTCTGGATACTCTCATGGCGACAACCACGACCATTTTGAGTGTGGTGTTAAACTGGGAGTAGGAGCCTTTAATCTAGTAAGTAGAAGGCTAGTAGAAGTTTGTAATCGCACATGAGTCAAAGAAAAGTTGTTTGGCATCATGAATTGTGGGACACAGGTCTTCCAGAAAGTATCAAGCCTGAACCAAAGTTAAAGAAGATTGAAACGTACTTGCTTGCCCTACATTTTTTTATGATGCTTAAGATGCTCATAATTAAACAGAAGCACATAAAGAGCAAAGTATGAATATATAGTAAGATCAGCTATAATCTAAAATGCAGACAAGCAGTGGGTTGTGGGTTTAGTTCTCTTTGTGCACGAGGACTCTGTAATCATGCTGCTAGCCTTTCAATTGCACTGCCTTGTCTACTTCCTGCAGATGATTTCCATGTTGCCCACGCGGACGCTCAAGCTGCTGGAGATTGTCGGTTTCTCTGGTAATAAGGTGAGTTCTGCTGACAAGTGAGAGCCAGAAATGGCTGAAGGAAAGAGCAGCTGGCAGGACTAATGGGTCGAGTTAGAGATGTTTGATTTCTCTGGATTATGACTTCATATTATTTGTTGTGCTACaagaattgtttttattttttgacttTGTCACTATTGATCTGGTTTATGTAACCACTATACAAAATAATCTGAAGCGGTATGTGATGATCAGGATTCAGGTCCTGATATTGCTCGGGGTATTTTTCTCATCATTTGATTGATTTACCTACTGTCTTATATAGACATCTGGAGTCTCAGGAGTGCCAACATGATCTTGACACAGTGAACTTGCATACCCTGCATGTATTCAGTAAACTACAGTTCAAAAGGTGTGGAATCACCCAGTGATGGATTACTTGAGTCCTGGACTCGGACTTGAGTCCGACTCAAGTTGCTATTGTCTGGACTCGTGAGTCAATTTGAGCTCGCGCACTGACGACTTGGACTTGAGGATTTATGAAATCGGACTTGAGCATTCATGAAATAGGACTCAGAACttggatgaagtttctgactaCTTTTATGTGTAATAGGCAGTGATGAAGTACTTGAGTCCTGGACTTAGACTTTAGTCCGACGCGAGTtgctattctctggactcaACTCGGACTCAAAAGGTAATGGTGACTCGACTCAGACtcgacttgactcggactcttctttggtgactTGGACTCGGACTCAAATACTGGGGACTAGAGACTTGACTCTGACTTGACAGTTGGtgactcgactacaacactggaATCATGATTTACTTTCATGGATGACTActctatacagtatgtttaaagGAGAGTCTCGGCTTAGCACTATTGGAAATGGATCACTGAATATTGGCTGAACATACTATGGACTGACAAATCACAGTTTAACCATATTCTTTCTAACCACTAGAGTTGACTGCATGATCGAGGGTCACTTTTCACACACATTTCTGgactggaaaacaaatttaataTCCAAGGGTATTTGGGGGGAAATGGTTCCAACAGTATTCTCCTGTCATGCATCACTGTGGGGACATTGACTAAATGGAATTTGAATAATttaattcttcttcttttgggcccaaatctgttttaaatgttaataataCATTTGGTGTCTGAATTACATAGTTTTTATCTCTGATAAAATAGCCTTTATTGAAGGAAAGAAGAATACATAAACATAACAGGTGATTCCAAACTTTTGAACAGTAATGTATGTACTTACATATTTTGCACACAGCCAGTCTGTGACATACTGTTTCTCTGTTCAGACTGGATGCCTAAAAGTACTCTGGTATACATGCAGATGCTGCACATCCTTCAGCACAAACCTAATAAGAAAACTATAATCTAATTCTTTCCTCTGTGATTTTCTTGCACAGAACAATTCCTAAAATTGTGTtagtgtgttctgtgtgcagctTACACCAGGAGATCTTCCATGAAATGAGACTCAATTCAAACtcttttgtttatgtgtgtgtgtgtgtgtgtgtgtgtgtgtgtgtgtgtgtgtgtgtgtgtgtgtgtgtgtgtgtgtgtgtgtgtgtgtgtgtgtgtgtgtgtgtctgtctgtctgtgtgtgttcatgcaggAGTTTGGTCTCCAGCAGCTTCAGGAGGGCTCTGCAGAAAGCACATTCAGGTCCTTCCTATGTAACATGCTGCTGCTCTGTTATCACACCTTCATGAGCTTCATATTAGGTgagcaaggacacacacacacacacacacacacacacacacacacacacacacacacacacacacacacacacacacacacacacacacacacacacaccagaaggCTCTTAgctggttttgtttgtttgtgtctcgcAGGCACTGGAGAAGGAGACGTTCAAGATGCAGAGAAACTGCTGCAGCCATATCTTAAAAAATATCCTAAGGTTTGCTAGAAttaaacactgttttttttttaaaattcctGCATAATTAGAAATGTTCCCAAACATACTGTGGGTGGTCTTTTATTTTCTCAGGGATCCATCTTCTTGTTCTTCGCTGGTCGAATAGAGGAGATCAAAGGCAACTTGGATGGTGTGAGTGTCCGTCTTTtctatacaaaaacaaaacacagtcaGCAGCACTGCACTTTTCATGTggaaaatctttatttttatgcattaaaaatgtattgatgTCTGCGAGTCTGTATTTGAATTTGAGTGCATGAGTCTGTTAAATTATATGCTCATCTTTTTTACTGAGAACTGTGCTTTAATTGGGAGTCTTTGTCAGACTATATGCTACAGCAAACCCCTCTTTATAAGTATGCAACTTTCTGATTACTGATGTATTTTGGTCTTTGTCATGATAGCTGTTCACACTCTTTTGCATTTTGAAGTATTTCAGTCAGTTTTATGTGTAGAAACTTTTGCTACTGCTACAACATATCTACTAGAATCACTATGTATGTTATTATTCCAATGGAGTTGATTAATTCACATATTTAGCACTGGATCAAAATGTCCCTCTGGGGTGCCTGGgtggctcacctggtagagcacaaGCCCATATaaggaggtttactccttgatgcagcagccacgggttcgactccaacctgtcattccccctcgctctctcccctttcatgtcttcagcaggcctaaaatggccaaaaaactatcttaaaaaaatatatatatcataattGCCAAAGTAAAAAGAAACACCTCCTGCAAACTAATACTGTATGGCTTTAATTGTTTCTAAAACATGGCAGTAGCAACAACAGACAACATATTAACATGGAAGGAAGACATGTTTGTATATATCGATTGACTTTGTCCTCATCCACTGATAGTAAGAAGTATACAAAAGGTTATGAGTTGAGCCCTGTGTCCTCGACACATAATCATTGACCCATACAAACATGATCTGTATTACGTTGCTCAATAACATATTCACGCTGAATATGTTTTAAGAAGGTGGGATCCTAAATGGTTTGTATGTTTCCAGGCTATCGAGCGTTTTGAGGAGTGCTGCGAGGCTCAGCAGCAATGGAAGCAGTTCCACCATATGTGTTACTGGGAGCTTATGTGGTGCTTCACATACAAGAGGCACTGGAAGATGGCCTACTTCTACGCTGACCTGCTCAGCAAGGAGAACACCTGGTCCAAGGTGGGCCACCTCAGTGTTGGATTTCAAACTTATTCTTagtttgaaaaatgtttttgatttaTCAAATTCATTTAAAGTGGTTTccataaacagaaatgttattGACCTGTTCTCAGCTCATAGAGAAACATGTAATCTTCACAACATAAAAATCACCACCACTGTTGATGGTGATagtgagaaagaaaatgaattacATTTTGTGCTATTTAGAGAGACAGAAAGCCTAGTCAGCACCTTGTAGTGTCTTAAAACCAAACTAAATACTTGAGTTGTGCAGCCGTAACTCCGCACActcatatttttttctcatcttatTTAAAAAGGAAAGATGGGATTGCAGTAGTAACTTTTTTTCCTTCCCTCAGGCTACATATGCGTATATGAAAGCAGCCTACCTCAGCATGTTGACTGCAGATGATTGCCTAACCTTTGGGGAGACTGCGTTCACTCTGTTCAGGTATGAACTAAGAGCCAAGGCACTACTTAAACTACTTACAGCAACCACAGTGAAACACTGACAATTACTGTATATCTACACACAGTCTCTTCTTCTGGGAAGTCTTTGGTAGGGAACATTAATGTAATATTATAATACAGCAAGAATTGAATTGGTGTTTTTGACATTCAATTATTTTTGTGGCACAGAGCAGTACAAGTGTTTTATTAATGATACACAGCATAAAAAAATGCTCCACTAAGTGAACATATGTCTATGAGATAACTAGAAAATATGTGCCACATATTTTCTCCATACTACTGATATGTATGTCTATACTTTATTATATTTCAGGCAGGTTCCAGGGCTGAAGCAGAAAATAGCGGGGAAATCTTTGCCAACAGAGAAGTTTGCTATCAGGAAAGCCCGTCGCTACCTTGCAGAAAACCCCAttcctcttcctgctcctccACTGGTCAGTACTGGACGAGGCTATGTCATGGCACTGCTTTGCCTGTAGCACGACTGGATGTTTAAACAGTTACTACAGTGTTATATATTGTTTCTTCAAAGGAATTGGATCAACCCCTCCTGGTCCAGGCTATATAAATAGCTGTTAAACTGTAACCTGCTATCCACTAAGTTAGCAGATAAAAGCAGCAGGGCGATGAGTTAAAGAGGTACACCATAAGCCTATGGTGCTCATTCAAGGGCAAAACCTGTATGAAATAGATACACCTAGTACACCTACCTCTATGAGCAAAGGTGGAGTCCTCTGACCTTGTTATTTTGCCACTACTTGAGTTGCTGACATTGTTGCTATTAATGAAAATCATCTGATTTTGTATGATTTGTGTACTTTGTGTGTTGTCTAGGAGATGATGTACATCTGGAACGGCTACACAGTCATTGGCAAACACAAAGACCTGACTGAAGGCATGCTGAAAACACTGGATGAGGCACAGACTAATCTCGAGAGCAGCCCAAGTATGCAAAATTATTCACCAGAGCCAAGAGGATACTAATGTATTAAAAtctttcatttttgttgttgttgatattAATATGCTGAGCTGGATTGCATTTATTTGAGATACTATACTGATGCTACGGTTATTGTGAACATCTCAGAGAATTATATAATCTAGACATTTTACTTTTGAATGTTTGTCCAGAATGACTGTACCTTTTTTGTCATCTGTTTGGTCCTTACTGTCctgttgtgtgtttgtcaggGTCTGAGTTCACCATAGATGATCAGTGTCTGCTAAGCCTCTTGAAGGGCCTGTGTCTCAAACACCTGGGGCATCAAGAGGAGGCCGAACACTACTTTACCCTCGTCCTCTGCAAGTAAGCATctaaacatgtacagtatatacgaGCTCAACCAAACCAGAAGACCGACAGATGCTGTAGTTTCTGTGTCATCACCACTTAGCCTGATCATAATCGTTGTGCATCCTCTGGTGAATAAATGCAGTTCTGTTTTGAAAAACGAACTGAAGGGTATGAGGGGCCATCTGGGACATTATTCACAATTAACTCACCATACAAGGGAAATGCTCTCACACACTCTAGTGAAATGCTTTCATACATACTAGTGAAAAAGTATActctcacatactatactgaaaCCTCACGCACACACAACTGAATTGCTCATAAACACTAGTGAAACGCTCTCATAAACGATACTGAAAGGCTCTCACGCACAACTCTGAAAAGCTCTCATAAATGCTACTGAAACCCTCTCACCTGCAATACTTAAATGCCCTTATAAACaatactgaaacgctctcacgtGCAACACTGAAACACTCTCATGCACAACACTAAAACACTCTCATAAACGCTACTGAAACCCTCTCACACGCAATACTGAATCGCTCTTAAATTCACTTTCAATAGTGTATATGAGAACGTTTCAGTATAGGGTGCccaaatagctcagttggtaaagcgGGCGCAGCTGGccagggtttgactccgacctgcggccctttactgcgtgtcattcccccatttctcccctttaatgtctgcagctgtcctatacaataaaggcctgaaatgccccaaaaaataatcaaaaaaataaagaacgTTTCAGTGTAGCGCATGAGTGTGTTTCAGTGGTGTTTATGAaagcgtttcagtagtgtttatgaAAGCATTTCAGTGGTGTTTATGAGAGCATTTCAGTTGAGTTTATGAGCCTGTTTCAGTATTGCGTGTGAGAGGATTTCAGTTGAACAGGAAGGCGTTTCAGTTGAACAGGAAGGTGATTCAGCGTAACAGTAAGGTGGCTGGGAAAAAAATCGCTATCCAGGATTTAAACCTGGGTCTCCTGCATGAAAGTCAATGAAATTAACTTATTAATTCCAGAAATACAGAGCTCTGTATTTCTGCCTCTATTTTTCTGAATTAAGGATGAAACAAGCAAAACAGTTCTTAAGTGGCTGTATTACCTCAAAAACGTGAAATTGTTAGAAAACATTGTGGAATACTTGGTTGCACTTTTGCAGTCGTTCGTTAGAAACAGTAAATCAAGAATTGGTCAC
The Perca fluviatilis chromosome 9, GENO_Pfluv_1.0, whole genome shotgun sequence genome window above contains:
- the ttc39a gene encoding tetratricopeptide repeat protein 39A isoform X1; translated protein: MSFITNWRRSVKKNESKNDAVEGQDISDGPDSPNRLSVINSPELDPIFTDFKLQLPDNKDALQPTDPSNGCLRSDLSLALEDCMAALDLFLRNDFEEAQTRLRCRTKDSMYHALTYATILEMQAMMTFDPHHIQTAGNTMKEAQAICQRQRKKSSFSKSFTEEELHAEVCYAECLLQRAALTFLQDENMISFIKGGIKVRNSYQTYKELHTVLQSSGYSHGDNHDHFECGVKLGVGAFNLMISMLPTRTLKLLEIVGFSGNKEFGLQQLQEGSAESTFRSFLCNMLLLCYHTFMSFILGTGEGDVQDAEKLLQPYLKKYPKGSIFLFFAGRIEEIKGNLDGAIERFEECCEAQQQWKQFHHMCYWELMWCFTYKRHWKMAYFYADLLSKENTWSKATYAYMKAAYLSMLTADDCLTFGETAFTLFRQVPGLKQKIAGKSLPTEKFAIRKARRYLAENPIPLPAPPLEMMYIWNGYTVIGKHKDLTEGMLKTLDEAQTNLESSPRSEFTIDDQCLLSLLKGLCLKHLGHQEEAEHYFTLVLCNESQIKYDHYLVPNALLEHGLLCLEQGRKAEAIRLLETAKQNYKNYSMESRTHFRIQAALHKAKGMGENGIHVPSSP
- the ttc39a gene encoding tetratricopeptide repeat protein 39A isoform X2 codes for the protein MKMSEEEETLSNGCLRSDLSLALEDCMAALDLFLRNDFEEAQTRLRCRTKDSMYHALTYATILEMQAMMTFDPHHIQTAGNTMKEAQAICQRQRKKSSFSKSFTEEELHAEVCYAECLLQRAALTFLQDENMISFIKGGIKVRNSYQTYKELHTVLQSSGYSHGDNHDHFECGVKLGVGAFNLMISMLPTRTLKLLEIVGFSGNKEFGLQQLQEGSAESTFRSFLCNMLLLCYHTFMSFILGTGEGDVQDAEKLLQPYLKKYPKGSIFLFFAGRIEEIKGNLDGAIERFEECCEAQQQWKQFHHMCYWELMWCFTYKRHWKMAYFYADLLSKENTWSKATYAYMKAAYLSMLTADDCLTFGETAFTLFRQVPGLKQKIAGKSLPTEKFAIRKARRYLAENPIPLPAPPLEMMYIWNGYTVIGKHKDLTEGMLKTLDEAQTNLESSPRSEFTIDDQCLLSLLKGLCLKHLGHQEEAEHYFTLVLCNESQIKYDHYLVPNALLEHGLLCLEQGRKAEAIRLLETAKQNYKNYSMESRTHFRIQAALHKAKGMGENGIHVPSSP